A window of the Brassica oleracea var. oleracea cultivar TO1000 chromosome C1, BOL, whole genome shotgun sequence genome harbors these coding sequences:
- the LOC106343725 gene encoding V-type proton ATPase subunit G1-like, giving the protein MESSRGGGGGIQQLLAAEQEAQHIVNAARTAKMARLKQAKEEAEKEIAEYKAKTEQDFQRKLEETSGDSGANVKRLEQETDAKIEQLKNEASRISNDVVEMLLKHVTTVKN; this is encoded by the exons ATGGAATCCAGCAGAGGAGGAGGAGGTGGAATCCAGCAGTTGCTTGCTGCTGAACAAGAAGCTCAACACATTGTCAATGCTGCCAGGACCG CGAAGATGGCTAGGCTGAAGCAAGCCAAGGAAGAAGCTGAGAAAGAGATTGCCGAGTACAAGGCTAAAACTGAGCAAGACTTCCAGAGGAAACTTGAGGAG ACAAGTGGAGACTCGGGTGCGAATGTGAAGAGGCTGGAGCAAGAGACTGATGCCAAAATCGAACAGCTCAAGAACGAAGCTTCCAGGATTTCCAATGATGTTGTGGAGATGCTCCTCAAACACGTCACCACTGTCAAGAACTGA
- the LOC106343636 gene encoding U-box domain-containing protein 4-like, whose amino-acid sequence MNTISHSLSLSASMETDSSAGFSYLGHTFSNLSVNDHSSSAFSDCNSDRSGEFPTPSSLSRRLLLSSATDDLIPHLVALLSSSIENQKQAAMEIRLLSKHKPENRIKIAEAGAIRPLVSLISSSDPQLQEYGVTAILNLSLCDENKDLIASSGAVKPLVRALKMGTPTAKENAACALLRLSQLEENKIAIGRSGAIPLLVSLLETGGFRAKKDASTALYSLCSAKENKIRAVESGIIKPLVELMADFGSNMVDKSAFVMSLLMSVPESKAAVVEEGGVPVLVEIVEDGTQRQKEMAVSILLQICEETVVYRTMVAREGAIPPLVALTQAGGTTRAKQKAEALIELLRQPR is encoded by the coding sequence ATGAATACGATATCACACAGTCTCTCTCTCTCTGCATCGATGGAGACGGATAGTAGCGCCGGTTTCAGCTACCTTGGCCATACTTTCAGCAACTTGAGCGTCAACGACCACTCCTCCTCCGCTTTCAGCGACTGCAACAGCGACAGATCCGGCGAATTCCCCACCCCTTCTTCCCTGAGCCGACGCCTCCTCCTCTCCTCCGCCACCGACGATCTCATCCCCCATCTCGTCGCCCTCCTCTCCTCCTCCATCGAGAACCAGAAGCAAGCCGCGATGGAGATCAGGCTCCTCTCCAAGCACAAACCCGAGAACCGCATCAAAATCGCCGAGGCCGGCGCCATCAGGCCGCTCGTCTCCCTCATCTCCTCTTCCGACCCTCAGCTCCAGGAGTACGGCGTCACCGCCATCCTCAACCTCTCCCTCTGCGACGAGAACAAGGACCTCATCGCTTCCTCCGGCGCCGTCAAGCCCCTCGTCAGGGCGTTGAAGATGGGAACTCCCACGGCTAAGGAGAACGCCGCGTGCGCTCTCCTCCGTCTCTCCCAGCTCGAGGAGAACAAAATCGCGATCGGGAGATCGGGAGCGATTCCCCTTTTGGTGAGCCTCCTGGAAACGGGAGGGTTCAGGGCGAAGAAGGACGCCTCGACGGCTCTCTACTCCCTCTGCTCCGCCAAGGAGAACAAGATCAGAGCCGTGGAGTCTGGAATCATCAAGCCTTTGGTGGAGCTGATGGCCGATTTCGGATCCAACATGGTGGACAAATCGGCCTTCGTGATGAGCCTTCTGATGTCGGTGCCCGAATCGAAGGCGGCGGTTGTGGAGGAAGGAGGGGTTCCGGTGCTGGTGGAGATCGTGGAGGACGGGACGCAGAGGCAGAAAGAGATGGCCGTGTCGATACTGCTTCAGATTTGCGAGGAGACTGTCGTCTATCGAACCATGGTGGCTCGGGAAGGAGCGATTCCTCCGCTTGTGGCGCTTACTCAGGCGGGAGGAACTACTCGAGCGAAGCAGAAGGCGGAGGCTTTGATCGAGCTTTTAAGGCAGCCTAGATGA